A window of Oncorhynchus nerka isolate Pitt River linkage group LG4, Oner_Uvic_2.0, whole genome shotgun sequence contains these coding sequences:
- the LOC115115538 gene encoding tumor necrosis factor ligand superfamily member 15, producing MDTCARNSEIPHDTLISMAQQESVVLLLKHCQEMKRQESRLRLVTLVLVLGCAAVLVFMQRVNRDCNEKDSFKHAEYSRQQAIDRQGQNLKPNAHLTTSSRCNSVPEDYIQWEHKKTGLVHMQNFTYDEKKYALVVPQGGQYFVYVGVNFRMPHKDKVSGEIHFLSLKVLKFSNRYPDNCSIMEVKDSIPDNRRGARTVYTGQVVALEEGDLLRVSINEDNYELIDCSAETTMYFGAFLL from the exons ATGGATACGTGCGCAAGGAACAGCGAGATTCCTCACGATACGTTGATTTCAATGGCGCAGCAAGAGTCTGTTGTGCTTTTGCTCAAACACTGTCAAGAAATGAAGCGACAGGAGAGTCGCTTGCGTCTTGTCACGTTAGTCTTGGTTCTGGGTTGTGCAGCTGTACTTGTCTTTATGCAGCGTGTGAATAGAGACTGTAATGAGAAG GATTCATTCAAACATGCAGAATACTCACGACAGCAAGCTATAG ATCGTCAAGGACAGAACCTGAAGCCAAACGCTCACCTGACAA CATCATCAAGGTGCAACTCCGTGCCTGAAGATTACATCCAATGGGAACACAAGAAAACAGGCTTGGTGCACATGCAAAATTTCACCTATGATGAGAAGAAGTATGCTCTGGTTGTCCCTCAGGGAGGCCAATACTTTGTCTACGTAGGGGTCAACTTTCGAATGCCGCATAAAGACAAGGTATCTGGCGAGATCCATTTTCTTAGCCTGAAAGTCCTGAAATTCTCCAATAGATACCCAGATAATTGCTCTATCATGGAAGTCAAGGATAGCATACCAGATAATAGGAGAGGAGCGAGGACTGTGTACACGGGACAGGTGGTTGCTCTGGAGGAAGGGGACCTCCTGAGGGTGTCCATTAATGAAGACAATTATGAACTGATTGACTGTTCAGCAGAGACTACCATGTATTTTGGTGCTTTTCTCCTCTAG